The Paenibacillus sp. G2S3 region TATCCGAAAGTCAGAGGATAATATTCTGCTAAGACGGATCTATACGCTGCCGGTCGGGCTTAAGTGGGATCATAAGCCGGGAATTACGCTCATTGGTGACGCTGCACATCTAATGTCACCGTTTGCAGGTGAAGGTGTCAACTTGGCGATGCACGATGCAGCGGAGCTTGCGCTTGCCATCACCGGTCATGAAGACTTTGATAAAGCCATTCAAGCTTATGAGGAGAAAATGTATGAGTATTCTTCGTCGTCTGCGAAGGTTTCAGATGATAACCTGAAGCTGATGTTCTCAGACAATGCCGCAATGAAGCTTAAAGCTTCGTTTGATGAGCTATTTGCACAGTTTGCTCAACAAGAATAATTTCATTAATCATTTTTTTGAAACTCGGGTAAATGAAACCCGAGTTTTTTTATTGAAAAATAATATGGTTAAGGATGTGAATTTGTTTATACTATAAAAATTAAAATGAAATTGAAATAGGGTGGATAACAATGGACAAGGGATTTAATTTAGCTAGCCAACTATTAACGCTGCTTGATACGGAACAAAGATGGTTTACCTTAGCCGAAGTGGAAAAAAGTTTAGGGATCTCAGATAAGACAATACGGAAGATGGTGGAGGAAATCAGCAAGCAACTACCCTCTACTGTAACCATTGAAGTTTCTAGAGGTAAGGGAATCGTTCTTCTACGTGATGGGCAAAGTACGATAAGTGAAGTGATTTCTTCTATGTTCAGACAAACCATTTTTTATCAGCTGATGAATTTATTGTTTACGAATGCTGGTCGAATGTCTGTGGAGGAGCTTTCTGAAGCCATGTTTATGAGTACCTCGTCTTTGAAGAAGCTGATTGTGGAATTAAATAATAATGATCTAAAAGCGTATAAGTTACGCATTAGTTACTCTACACCTGTGATCAAAGGGAATGAAATGAATATACGATATTTTTATTGGAATTTATATTGTGATGCGTATGAGTTTACAGGATGGCCCTTTGCGAATGTCGATTTTGCTTATATCAATCAGTTGATCACAAATATAGAGAATGAGAATAACATTGTATATTTTATCAATTCCAAAAGGAGATTATCCTTTTTGTTGGCCATTGTTATAGAAAGAGTTGCTAAAGGGAAATGTGTAAAAATCGACGAAAATGCTTACCACTGGGAAAAGGGGATGTTTTATACACCATTGATAGGCATTGCAGAGCGTCTTGAAGAAAAGCTGTTCATTGAATTTCCAAAAAGTGAAATATTCTTTATGCAAGCAATGGTTAGTCTCAGCCAATATCATTATTATGAAGGGTCAGAGATCACTCCGATTAAAGAAGTCGAATTACATAAAGATAAAGAAGAATATCAAATGGGAAATCTGCTTCTAATGTTGTTGGCAAAGGTATACCCGAACTTGGATATGCATGCACGATTTACCTTGGAGATTTACGGGTTCTTTGACAAGCTATTAATCGAAAATGCCATTCCGGAATGGATGATGATCTCAAAAAGTCATTTAACAACATATGTAGAGCAGGAGTGCCAGCAGATTTATCAAGAAATGCAAACCTGTATGCAAACGTGGAATAAAACTTACCATTCCGTTCTCTTCAATAATTTCCATTTAACAAAGCTAACCTTAATTGTTCGTTCGAGTTTACGTTATAAGAGTAAGAGGGCTTTCTTAGTGATCGGGGAGGAATTTTCAATTCGTCATTACATAGCAGATTTAATAAAGAAGGAAATAGGGGATCAGTTGATCCTTAATACCTCCATTATGAAAGGGCTAACCGACGAGATCATGCAGCAAAATAATATTGATCTTGTCATTAGTAATATCCCGGTTGCACTAAAGACAGTGCCGGTTGTTATTATTTCTACAATCCCATCTAAAAGAGATTTGGACAACATTCGTAAAGAATTGCTTTTATAATTTGACCAATTATTTTCCGTAAGCTACGTAAGTTTTTGGTCTAGTTTGTAATGTTAAAAAACCTTATGCTCAATCTAGTTTCGAAACTGATTTTACTTGAGGGCAATTGGAAAGCGATTTCGGTAAACCTCAGTTTACTATTAAAAGTTGGAGGAAGAACTATGAGTAGGCATTTAGGTGCAAATAAGGGAGAAATAGCAGAGCGCGTTTTGCTCCCAGGAGATCCATTACGTGCAAAATTTGTAGCAGAACACTTTTTAGAGGAGGCTAATTGTTATAACGAAGTAAGAGGGATGTATGGATACACTGGATTATACAAGGGTGTACCCGTGTCGGTTCAAGGGACAGGGATGGGAAATCCATCGATGAGTATTTATGCAACAGAATTGATCGTCGATTATGAAGTTAAGAAATTGATTCGCATTGGTACATGTGGAGCGATGCAGGAAGAAATCAATATCCGCGATATTATATTAGCCCAAGCAGTGTCTTCAGACAGTAATATGACGGAGAAGATCTTTCATGGCTGTAATTTTGCACCTACAGCAGACTTCTCATTGTTAATGAAAGCGTATCAACAAGCACAAGCTAAAAATGCAAAAGTGTTTGTTGGTAACATCTATAATTCTGATGAATTCTACCGTGAAAATTTAGATCGACTTCACAAGTTTATGGATTTTGGTGTATTAGCAGTGGAAATGGAAAGCACAGCCCTATACACTTTAGCCGCTAAATATGGTGTAAAAGCGTTATCGATTTTGACAGTCGGCAGTCAATTGCTAAGACAGGAGCACCTGACTCATAAAGAAAGTGAACAATCCTTTTATGAAATGGTCGAAATAGCTCTTAACACAGTCATTGATGGCTGATTTATGGATAAGAGCAGTGTTGTTAGAAAAGAGAGTGAGAAAGAAATGAAGGTCATACTGTCAGGATTGCAGTGGATGATTTTTATGATCGCTGGTGCAATTGCTGCACCCATTGCTATCGCAGATTTATATAACTTAACACCCATAGAGACTTCCGGGCTTATCCAGAGCACAATGATTACTTTAGGGATAGCTGGTTTTTTACAAGGCCTGATGGGTCATAAATTCCCTATTCATGAAGGTCCGGCAGGGTTATGGTGGAGCATTTTTACGATTTACGCAAGTTTAGTGGGGGGACTTTATTCCTCTAACAATGGTGCTTTACAAGCTTTAAGTGGGGCAATGATCATTAGCGGTGTGTTATTTATCCTAATTTCAGCATTTAAGCTAATGGATAAAATCGCTCGTCTATTTACTCCCACCATCACTTTTATTTATTTACTTTTATTGATCTTTCAATTAAGTGGATCTTTTATGAAAGGGATGATGGGGATCACCATAGCCCACACCACCTTAGATGTTAAAGTATTTATCCTTAGTGTCATTGTGGTTTGCATTACCTTTTGGTTAGGGAACAGTCGCTTTGTAGTACTCAGCCAGTTTTCAATCATTTTCAGTATATTGATAGGCTGCCTATTATTTATTATCTGCGGTAATATACCTGTGTTTTCACATGCGGATACTCTATTTAAGCTACCGAAAATATTCCCATTTGGCAGACCTCAATTCGATGCCGGGACAATCACTACTGCATTTTTATTAACGCTGTTATTAATAACTAATGCAGTTGCGTCGATCCGTTTGATGGAGACCGTTATGAAACAAAAGCAAGTGGATCATCGTCGTTATTTGCGCGCCGGGTTTACTTCAGGAATTACGCATCTTATTAGTGGCGGTTTAGGAGCGGTCGGCTCTGTCCCTATCTCGGGAGCGGCGGGATATGTTGAACAAACAGGGATGAAGGAGCGTAGATCATTTTTAATTGGATGTTGCTTTGTGATCTCAATATCCTTATTTCCGCCAATGATGAATGTTATATCTGCGATTCCAGCACCCATAGGCTATTCCGTTACCTTCGTCATTTTTGTGAAGATGGTCGGACTAGCGCTAAAGGAATTGAAGAAGGTCATTCACGAAGATCGAACATTTATCGTTAGTGGAATTTCCCTTTTAGTGGGTGTGGGTTTAATGTTTATCCCTTCATCAGCTACGGCCCATTTATCTCCGATTGTGATAGCCATTTTAAATAATGGATTAATATGCGGAAGTCTGTTAGCGATTATTTTGGAACAAGGGTTAATGTGGAAAGATGCATTTCGATATAAGGATTCCAAGAAAATTAACCGATAATTTGGAGGGCTAAAAATGCATTATCTAATTTCTATTGCTGGTTTGGTTATTGTTCTATTGCTGGCATGGCTAGGAAGTAACAATAAGAAAAAGATTAAATATCGACCAATCATTGTAATGATTGCTATTCAGATCGGTTTGGGATTAATTATACTAAAAACAAGTATAGGTGAATTCTTAATTAAAGGGTTTGCCGATAGTTTTGCAAAATTGCTTGGATACGCCAATGAAGGGACTGACTTTGTTTTTGGTGGGATTGCAAATGAAGGGGCCCATACATTTTTCCTTTATGTTTTGATGCCAATTGTTTTTATGTCGGCATTAATAGGGATATTGCAGCATTACAAAATTCTCCCGTTCATTATCAAGTATATTGGTTTGGTACTAAGTAAAATAAATGGAATGGGCAAATTGGAATCTTATAATGCAGTTGCAGCTGCAATTGTAGGACAAAATGAAGTGTTTATATCGGTGAAAAACCAGCTTGGATTATTGCCAAAACATCGCTTATATACATTATGTGCGTCAGCAATGTCCACGGTATCCATGTCAATTGTTGGTTCATATATGACGATGCTAGAACCACGGTATGTAGTGGCAGCGTTAATATTAAACCTATTCGGTGGATTCATCATTTCATCCATCATTAATCCGTATGAAGTTACACCTGAAGAAGATATTGTTGAAGTTCAGGTAGAGGAAAAACAAACGTTTTTTGAAATGCTAGGCGAATATATTATGGATGGCTTTAAAGTAGCCATAGTAGTTGGGGTAATGTTGGTTGGTTTCGTTGGGATCATCGCTTTAATTAACGGGCTCTTCAGCGGAGTATTCGGTATCTCGTTTCAAGGAATTTTAGGGTATGTCTTTGCACCCATTGCCTTTCTTATCGGTGTACCATGGCATGAAGCTGTTGATGCAGGCAGTATCATGGCGACAAAGCTTGTTGCGAATGAATTCGTTGCTATGCTTGACTTTGTTAAGATGCAAGACGGTTTAAGTGGGCGTACTACAGCCATTGTCTCGGTTTTTCTAATCTCATTTGCTAACTTTGGGTCCATTGGTACGATTGTGGGTGCAGTGAAAGGCTTGAATGAAAAACAAGGAAATATTGTCGCTCGATTTGGATTAAAGCTGTTATTTGGTGCCACACTTGTAAGCGTTTTATCTGCTTTGATTATCGGTATCATATTTTAGTTAAACTAAGGAGTATCAACATGAAACTAACACCTCGGTTTAAGCGGGTTTTCGTCATTGTTATGGATTCTGTAGGCATTGGTGAAGCTCCAGATGCTGAAAAGTTTGGAGATGCAGGATCACATACCTTACGGCATATTGCGGAAAATATGAATGGGCTGCATGTTCCTGTTTTATCCAAGTTAGGGTTAAGCCATATTGACCAAATACCCGGAGTACCCAAAGTAGAAGGGCCTTTAGCATATTGGACCAAAATGCAAGAGGCTTCGAACGGGAAGGACACGATGACAGGACATTGGGAAATCATGGGCCTACGAATTGATGTTCCTTTCAAGGTGTTCCCTGAAGGATTTCCGTATGAATTAATTAACGAATTAGAAGAAAAAACGGGACGAAAGATAATTGGGAATAAGCCCGCTAGTGGTACAGATATTCTCGATGAGCTTGGACAAGAGCATATGAACACTGGTGCACTCATTGTCTATACTTCAGCTGACTCTGTGATTCAGATTGCGGCTCATGAAGAGGTTGTTCCTTTGGAAGAGCTATATCAAATCTGTGAGATTGCCAGAGAGATTACTTTGCGTGAGGAATACATGCTAGGCAGAGTGATTGCAAGACCATTCCTCGGACAGTCCGGGGATTTCAAGAGAACAGCGAATCGTCATGATTATGCCTTGAAGCCTTATGAAAGAACCGTGATGAATGAGCTCAAGGATGCTGGGTTTGATGTACTAGCGATTGGCAAAATCTCAGATATATATGATGGAGAAGGTGTCACCAAATCATTGCGTACAGTGTCTAACATGGATGGTATGGATAAACTCATGGAGACCATTCATACTGATTTTACAGGACTTAGTTTCTTGAATCTTGTTGATTTTGATGCACTTTATGGACATCGTAGAGATCCAATTGGGTATGGGAAAGCGCTAGAAGAATTTGACGATCGATTACCTGAAGTTCTTGCGGAGATAAGTGAAGAGGATTTACTTATAATTACGGCAGACCATGGCAACGATCCCATTCATGCAGGTACAGATCATACCCGTGAATATGTTCCTTTACTCATCTACAGTAAGAGTTTCAATCGACAAAGTGAGCTACCTGTATGTAAGACATTTTCGGATATTGGAGCAACAATTGCAGATAACTTTGGTGTAACCATGCCACAATTTGGACAGAGTCTCTTACAGGGGCTTAAATAAACTTTATTAAAAATAGTAACAGGATACCTAACTTGTATTGAGTAAAAAGGTATCCTGTTCGTCCTTTTAACTACACATCTTCGTAAATAAGAAGCCGCCAAGAGAGCGGCTTTTTTTGTTGTGATTATGGAATGAATATTAAGGTAAGAAAAACCAAATGTTAAACGCTGAAGTAATAATCTATAGTCAAATGGGTTAATAAAAGAAGAAACTTCAGTTGTTGTGATAAGCAAAAGTATTGACAACCTGTATATACAGGTTTAAACTGTGTGAAGTGTTTGAACTTGTATATACAGGTTTAATATTTGACATAAAGTAATTCTTTTGGAGGTGTTCAACTTGAGTCAGTCCCAGTATTCGGAATGGTGGCGCCGGTCCACGGTGTATCAGGTGTATCCGAAGAGCTTTAAGGACACTACAGGCAACGGAACAGGAGATATTAAAGGACTTATTGAAAAAGTGGATTATTTACAGAACCTTGGAATCGATATTGTCTGGTTACAGCCGGTTTATGTCTCGCCACAACATGATAACGGTTACGATGTTGCGGATTATGAAAATATCAACCCGGATTTTGGTACGATGGAGGATTTTGACGAGCTAATACAGGAACTGCACAGACGCGAAATGAAGCTAATGATCGATATCGTGGTTAACCATACTTCAACAGAACATGAGTGGTTCAAACAGTCCCTTTCAAGCAGGAACAATCCCTACCGTGATTACTATATCTGGAAGGACCCGGCTCCGGACGGCGGCTTACCCAACAATTGGCAGTCGAAGTTCGGGGGTCCTGCCTGGCAGTTTGATGAAGCTTCGGGACAATATTATCTTACTCTCTTCGATAAAACCCAGGCCGATCTGAATTGGGAGAACGAGAAGGTACGTAGAGCAGTGAATAATATGATGCTATTCTGGGCTAATAAGGGTGTCGACGGCTTCCGCATGGATGTAATTAATTTAATCTCCAAGGATCAGCGCTTCCCTAACGATGACGGGAGTGTTCCACCGGGGGATGGACGCAAGTTCTATACTGACGGTCCACGGGTCCATGAATACATCAAAGCGATGTACGAAGAGGTATTTGGTCCGTATGAGATGGTGACGGTCGGAGAGATGTCCTCAACTACACTGGAGCATTGCATCCGGTACTCGAGTCCTAAAGAACGGGAATTTTCCATGACTTTCAATTTTCATCACTTAAAAGTCGATTATCCGAATGGACAGAAGTGGGAGCTAATGCCCTATGATTTTGAGGCGATGAAAAGCTTGTTCACAGAGTGGCAGACGGAAATGCAGAAAGGTCGGGGCTGGAACGCATTATTTTTTAACAATCACGATCAACCGCGTGCCCTCTCCAGATTTACGGATGATAAGGTCTACCGTGTAGAAAGTGCCAAGCTGCTTGCAACAACTCTGCATGGCCTTCAGGGAACACCTTATGTGTATCAGGGGGAAGAAATCGGGATGCCAAATCCGGTATGGAAGAGCATCGATGAGTTCCGTGACATTGAGTCACTGAATATGTACCGTATATTGTGTGAACAGGGGAAAAGTCCTGAGACTGCCCTGAGTATTCTTCAGGAACGTTCACGGGACAATTCCCGTACGCCGATGCAGTGGGATGACAGCCGAAATGCCGGATTTACCACAGGTACTCCATGGCTGAAAGTTGATGAGCGGTATTCGGACATCAATGTGAAGAAGGAGCTAGCAAATCCTGATTCCATCTTCCATCATTACCGCAAGCTGATTACATTACGCAAGGAGTATGGGATTTTCATAGAAGGTGTATTCAAGAGACTCGACGAAGGGCATCCTGAAGTGTTCGCTTATGCTAGAACAAGCGATGGAGAAGCGCTTGTAGTGGTCTCGAACTTCAGGAGTAAAGAGATTACCTTCCGCTTTGAAGATAGTCACTGGACAGAGTTATCATCAAGTGGTAAAGACGAGCTTCTGATTGGGAATACAACAGAAACACCTGCATTAACACAAGAGCTTCAGCTTAGTCCTTATGCTTCCTACATGTGGTTAATCCGCTAACGAAGTGTACTTGAGAAGGAGCACAAATCAATTATGTAAGGAGTGAAGATATGGCTATAGACCGCAAAAATGTTGAGGATATCGTACAGGCAATTGGGGGTAAGGAGAATATTGAGGTTGCGACACATTGTGTAACCCGGCTGAGATTCTCGCTGTATGATGAGAGCAAGGTGGATTCGGAGGCCCTGGACCGTAACGAACTCGTAAAAGGACAATTTTCTAGCCAGGGGCAGTTTCAGATCGTTATCGGACCGGGAACTGTAGATAAAGTATATGATGAAATGATTAAGATCACTGGCGGAGCTCGTTCTTCCAAGGATGAAGTGAAATCAGCTGCTGCCCGAAAACAGAATCCGCTGCAGCGTGCGATCAAGACGCTCGCTGATATATTTATTCCGATTCTTCCGGCCATCGTAACCGCAGGTTTGCTGCTTGGGATTAATAATATACTGACAGGACCTGGTATCTTCTTCGATAGCCAGTCACTCGTGGATGTCTATCCCGCATGGAAGGACATTGCTGCGATTATTAATACGATTGCCAGCACAGCGTTTACCTTTTTACCAGCACTTATCGGTTGGGCAGCTGTCACCCGTTTCGGAGGTAGTCCTCTGCTCGGGATTGTTCTCGGTCTCATTCTCGTACATCCAGATTTATTAAGTGCCTACAACTATGCAAGTGCTTCCACTGAGGGAACTGTTCCGACCTGGAATTTGTTCGGCTGGCATTTGGAGAAGATCGGTTATCAGGGGCAAGTATTGCCAGTACTGGTTTCGGCCTATATTCTAGCTAGCTTGGAAAAATTCCTCAATCGCCGGGTACATGATTCCATTAAACTGCTGGTTGTTGCACCAGTGACTCTGCTGATTACAGGCTTTCTGGCCTTCACCATTATCGGACCAGTTACCTTTGGCATTGCCAATGCCATCACCTCCGGCCTGATCTATGTATTTGATCACTTTGCGCTCCTTGGGGGCTTGATCTACGGCGGATTCTATGCGCTACTGGTTATCACTGGTATGCATCATACCTTCTTGGCGGTGGATGTGCAGCTCATCGGCAGCGAGGGCGGCACCTTCCTCTGGCCGATGTTAGCGCTCTCCAATATTGCACAAGGTGCCGCGGCACTGGCAATGATGTTCGTAGTCAGAGAACAGAAGGCAAAAGGCTTGGCTGCTACGTCTTCCGTCTCTGCATTCCTCGGCGTGACGGAACCAGCGATCTTCGGTGTGAATATTCGCTATCGTTATCCTTTCATCTTCGGGATGATCGGCTCGGCAATTGCCGGCATGCTTCTTACTGTTAACCAGGTTCGCGCTTCTTCCATTGGCGTAGGGGGGATTCCCGGCTTCCTGTCGATATTCCCGAACCAATGGGGCGTATTCTTTATAGGCATGGCTATTGTACTCATCGTGCCTTTTGTCGCCACTGTACTCTACGGTCGTTCTGTGGTGGGACGTTCCGAAAAGAACTCAGCTAAAAAGGCTACTAGTACTGTGAGCAAAACAGACGATTTGAACAGCCACCCTACAGTTCAAGAGTCACAAAAATCCATGAATATTCTGGAGCTTATCTCTCCGCTCAGTGGAACTGCAGTATCTCTAGAACAGGTGCCTGATCCTGCATTTGCTGAGAAGCAGATGGGCGAGGGAATTGCAATCGAACCTTCTGAGGGTAAAGTATATGCACCCTTTGATGCTACAGTAGCTCATGTGATCAAGAGCAAACATGCGCTTATACTGGAGCATGCCAGCGGTGTACAAGTACTTATCCACGTTGGTATTAATACGGTGTCTCTTAAAGGCAGTGGTTTTACCACCCATAAGAATATTGGCGACAAGGTGCATGCAGGTGAGCTTCTGCTAGAATTTGATATGGAAGCTATTCGCGCAGCAGGCTACCCGTTGATTACACCAATCATCATTCCTGCAGGTCAGGATATGGTGGAGAAGATTGAGGAGAAGACTGGACCAGCTGCAGCTAGACAATCTAGCATCTTGACTATTCATCTCAAGAGTTGAGATAGACTATATTGGCAAAGACTTTATATTACAGAAAGACAGCCCCTGGGGGCTGTTTTTCTGTAAATATAAGAATTTATATGTTACACGCTATAAATTTCCCTCCAATTGAATCGATGCTTCCAAAGGCATGACGTGATACAATAAAGGGCGGTGATCAAAATTGAGAGAAAATAAATATTTGCAAATTTATAATGAGTACAGCAACCAAATTCTTTCTGGACAACTGCTACCTGGAACCAAACTGCCTTCTGAAAGTGAACTTGCTGAAGCTTACAGCACTTCACGAGAGACCGTTCGCAAAGCGCTGAACCTGCTGTTTCGTGAAGGGTATATTCACAAAATTAAGGGTAGAGGCTCCTTTGTGCTTGATATGACGAGAATGGATTTCCCCGTTACCGGTCTGATTTCATTTAAAGAGATGGCCGATACACTGGGTACTGCCTCACGGACACTGGTAGAGCGGACGATAAGTGATCCGGCAGGCTCCGCGCTCGCCAGACATCTGCAGATTCCGCCTGAAACCCTGGTTTGGAAAGTTATTCGTGCCAGAGAAATTGAAGGCGATCGGATCATTTTGGATAAGGATTATTTCCGAGCAGATATTGTTCCATTCCTAAGCGAGGAGATCGCGGAAGGCTCACTCTATGAATATCTGGAGCAGGAGTTGGGGCTTAAAATCAGTTATGCGAAGAAGCTGATATCCGTTGAGCCTTCTACCGAGGAGGATCATAGACTGCTTGATTTGAAGAGTTACACTCATATTGTAGTAGTACGAAACTATGTTTATTTGGAGAACACGGTGCTTTTCCAATATACCGAATCCAGGCATCGACTGGATAAATTTCAGTTCGTGGATTTTGCTCGAAGGGTGAAACGTTAAACTAAGCTTAAAGAGGGGGGTCCCAGTTTGGGATACGCCTTTTTTTCCGAAAAGGCAGTATATTACCGATACAAGAACGCTTGAGAAGTTCATTCCTACGTTCGCAATAACGATATATTAAGAAAAAGGCTGCCCTCAGAGGCAGCTTTTTTATATGACGTTCAAAATAACAAGCTACCCCTGGCGATTCCTCATTACTACGGTTGAAGGCAAAACTATAAATCGTCTTCTGGGTGCCAATAAACAGCCTTGTAATGAACATTTTCCTATTTCAGTTTTGAAATTCTTCTGGAACTGAGGAAAATACGACAATTTACTCTTGACATTATAGGGTAGGGGGGTATAGTATATTACTGCGTTGGTATTAAAAATTTTAATTATTGGTTACAAAAGGAGGAGGAAGAAAGTTATGAATAATCAAGCACAGACTTTACCGCAAGCCGATCCCAAACGCTGGATGGCTCTGGCCTTACTATGTCTTGCCAATTTTATGGTGATCATGGACACATCCATTATCGGCGTTGCACTGCCAGCCATCAAAGAAGCGCTCGGCTATACGCAGGCAAGTTTACAGTGGGTGTTTAACGCTTATGTCATTTTCTTTGGCGGATTATTGTTACTTGGTGGTCGATTGTCCGATCTATTTGGTCAGCGCCGCATATTCATGTGGGGATTTTCCATTCTAACGTTAGCTTCCTTGCTGGCAGGACTCGCTTGGAACGAGGAAGCGCTTAATGTTGGTCGCGCCCTACAAGGATTTGGTTCCGCATTAATAGCCCCATCCGCGTTAACGATTGTTATGATGCTCTTCGGTGGCAACCCCAAAGAACTAGGGAAAGCATTAGGCTTCTGGGGCGCATCAGCTGCTGCTGGCGGTTCAGCCGGCGTGTTTCTTGGCGGGGTCATTACCGAGTGGCTCAGCTGGCA contains the following coding sequences:
- the treR gene encoding trehalose operon repressor is translated as MRENKYLQIYNEYSNQILSGQLLPGTKLPSESELAEAYSTSRETVRKALNLLFREGYIHKIKGRGSFVLDMTRMDFPVTGLISFKEMADTLGTASRTLVERTISDPAGSALARHLQIPPETLVWKVIRAREIEGDRIILDKDYFRADIVPFLSEEIAEGSLYEYLEQELGLKISYAKKLISVEPSTEEDHRLLDLKSYTHIVVVRNYVYLENTVLFQYTESRHRLDKFQFVDFARRVKR